From the genome of Pseudomonas migulae:
GAATATCCGCGTTCCGACACTGGTCAACTGCAAACCGTGTGATGGTTCGGGCGCCAAGAAAGGCTCCTCTCCGATCACCTGCCCGACGTGCGGCGGTATCGGTCAGGTCCGCATGCAGCAAGGTTTCTTCTCGGTGCAGCAGACCTGTCCGCGCTGCCATGGCCAGGGCAAGATCATTTCCGATCCATGCACCTCCTGTAACGGTGACGGTCGCGTTGAAGAGTACAAGACCCTTTCCGTGAAAGTGCCGGCCGGTGTCGACACTGGCGACCGCATTCGTCTGTCCGGCGAAGGCGAGGCGGGTGCTCAGGGTGGTCCGACTGGCGACCTGTATGTAGTGATCAATGTGCGCGAGCACGCGATCTTCCAGCGCGATGGCAAGCACCTGTTCTGCGAAGTGCCGATCAGCTTCGTCGATGCGGCGCTGGGTGGCGAGCTGGAGATTCCGACCCTCGATGGTCGGGTCAAACTGAAAATCCCTGAAGGGACTCAGACCGGCAAGCAATTCCGTGTGCGCGGCAAAGGCGTCGCGCCTGTGCGTGGCGGTGGTGCCGGCGACCTGATGTGCCGTGTGGCGGTCGAAACCCCGGTCAACCTGGGTCGCCGTCAGCGCGAATTGCTGGAAGAATTCCGCAGTTCGCTGGCAGACGACAACAGCCATTCGCCGAAAACCACCGGTTGGTTCGAAGGCGTGAAGCGCTTCTTCGGCGATCTGTAAGGAGTGAGCATGCGACGTATAGCTGTGATGGGCGCTGCTGGCCGCATGGGCAAGATCCTGGTCGAAGCGGTGCAGCAACGCGCGCCGCAGACGGGGCTGACGGCAGCCATCGTGCGCCCCGGCAGCACGCTGATTGGTGTGGATGCCGGTGAGCTGGCTTCGTTGGGACGTATCGGTGTGCCGTTGTCCGGTCATGTCGAGTCGGTGGCAGAAGAGTTCGATGTGTTGATCGACTTCACGCTGCCGGAAGTCATGCTGAAAAACCTGGCGTTCTGCCGCAAGGCGGGCAAGGCCATGGTGATCGGCACGACCGGGCTCGATGCTGCGCAGAAGCAGTTGCTGGTCGAGGCGGGCAAGGACATTCCTATCGTGTTCGCCGCCAACTTCAGTGTCGGCGTGAACCTGTCGCTGAAGCTGCTCGACATGGCTGCGCGCGTGCTGGGCGATGATGCAGATATCGAAATCATCGAGGCTCACCATCGGCACAAGATCGACGCGCCTTCGGGCACGGCACTGCGCATGGGAGAGGTGATTGCCAGTGCACTGGATCGTGATCTGCAGAAGGTCGCGGTCTACGGGCGTGAAGGCCACACTGGTGCGCGTGAGCGTGAAACGATCGGTTTTGCCACTGTGCGTGGCGGTGATGTGGTCGGTGATCACACCGTGCTGTTCGCCTGTGAGGGCGAGCGTCTCGAAATCACGCACAAGGCGTCGAGTCGCATGACTTTCGCCAAGGGCGCGGTGCGTGCGGCGTTGTGGCTTGACGGTCGTGAGCCTGGCCTTTACGACATGCAAGACGTGCTCGACCTGCGTTAAGATGCAGCCGAAACCGGGCTCCAACCCAGCGATGGGGCCCGGTTTTATTACGCCAAGCGACGTCCTGTCGCATTCCCCGGCCTTTAAGGCTCATTGGCGGTAGACCAAAAATGCCTTTTTCTGTAAGCTACAGCTTTAGTGTGTCCACTAAAAGCGCGCAGAATAATTCAGTGAAGAAGCGGGGTGACGTGTCCATACGTCACTCCGCTTTTTTACAACCTGCGATCGCCCTTTCAGGCTTTATTTACGGGAGGTCTTCTTGACTAAGCCAGCCATACTCGCCCTTGCTGATGGCAGCATTTTTCGCGGCGAAGCCATTGGAGCCGACGGTCAAACCGTTGGAGAGGTGGTGTTCAACACCGCCATGACCGGCTATCAGGAAATCCTTACCGATCCTTCCTACGCCCAACAGATCGTTACCCTGACTTACCCGCACATCGGCAACACCGGCACCACGCCGGAAGACGCCGAGTCCGACCGCGTCTGGTCTGCTGGCCTGGTCATCCGTGACCTGCCACTGGTTGCGAGCAACTGGCGTAACACGATGTCCCTGTCCGACTACCTGAAAGCCAACAACGTTGTGGCCATCGCCGGTATCGACACCCGCCGCCTCACGCGCATCCTGCGTGAAAAAGGCGCGCAGAACGGCTGCATCATGGCCGGTGACAACATTTCCGAAGAAGCGGCCATCGCCGCGGCTCAAGGCTTCCCTGGCCTGAAAGGCATGGACCTGGCAAAAGTCGTCAGCACCAAAGAGCAGTACGAATGGCGCTCGACTGTCTGGGACCTGAAAACCGACAGCCACGCGACCATCGACGCTTCCGAGCTGCCGTACCACGTGGTTGCCTACGACTACGGCGTCAAGCTGAACATCC
Proteins encoded in this window:
- the dapB gene encoding 4-hydroxy-tetrahydrodipicolinate reductase, giving the protein MRRIAVMGAAGRMGKILVEAVQQRAPQTGLTAAIVRPGSTLIGVDAGELASLGRIGVPLSGHVESVAEEFDVLIDFTLPEVMLKNLAFCRKAGKAMVIGTTGLDAAQKQLLVEAGKDIPIVFAANFSVGVNLSLKLLDMAARVLGDDADIEIIEAHHRHKIDAPSGTALRMGEVIASALDRDLQKVAVYGREGHTGARERETIGFATVRGGDVVGDHTVLFACEGERLEITHKASSRMTFAKGAVRAALWLDGREPGLYDMQDVLDLR
- the dnaJ gene encoding molecular chaperone DnaJ; amino-acid sequence: MAKRDYYEVLGVERGSSEADLKKAYRRLAMKHHPDRNPDDKASEEMFKEANEAYEVLSDSSKRAAYDQYGHAGVDPSMGGGGAGFGGQNFSDIFGDVFSDFFGGGRGGARGGAQRGSDLRYTLELNLEEAVRGTTVNIRVPTLVNCKPCDGSGAKKGSSPITCPTCGGIGQVRMQQGFFSVQQTCPRCHGQGKIISDPCTSCNGDGRVEEYKTLSVKVPAGVDTGDRIRLSGEGEAGAQGGPTGDLYVVINVREHAIFQRDGKHLFCEVPISFVDAALGGELEIPTLDGRVKLKIPEGTQTGKQFRVRGKGVAPVRGGGAGDLMCRVAVETPVNLGRRQRELLEEFRSSLADDNSHSPKTTGWFEGVKRFFGDL
- the carA gene encoding glutamine-hydrolyzing carbamoyl-phosphate synthase small subunit, whose amino-acid sequence is MTKPAILALADGSIFRGEAIGADGQTVGEVVFNTAMTGYQEILTDPSYAQQIVTLTYPHIGNTGTTPEDAESDRVWSAGLVIRDLPLVASNWRNTMSLSDYLKANNVVAIAGIDTRRLTRILREKGAQNGCIMAGDNISEEAAIAAAQGFPGLKGMDLAKVVSTKEQYEWRSTVWDLKTDSHATIDASELPYHVVAYDYGVKLNILRMLVARGCRVTVVPAQTPAADVLAMKPDGVFLSNGPGDPEPCDYAIQAIKDVLETEIPVFGICLGHQLLALASGAKTLKMGHGHHGANHPVQDLDSGVVMITSQNHGFAVDEATLPANVRAIHKSLFDGTLQGIERTDKSAFSFQGHPEASPGPNDVAPLFDRFINEMAKRR